A DNA window from Clostridium botulinum BKT015925 contains the following coding sequences:
- a CDS encoding ORF6C domain-containing protein, with protein MENKQFNGQELQQMMGNLLMVSQNSMETTEVMKAELVSTKNTVRGLATQYNKITGEITNIQDRMDNLELNEEITDEQRNMINQKCRTRVNEVLDYNQDLIDKYYRTYISNLYSILKRNYGMGAKIATTKKRNYDTVMRGIQAWFPKHEKLRQRADRRLKTK; from the coding sequence ATGGAAAATAAACAATTTAATGGACAAGAATTACAACAAATGATGGGAAATTTATTAATGGTTAGTCAAAATTCTATGGAAACAACAGAAGTTATGAAGGCAGAATTAGTAAGTACAAAGAATACAGTAAGGGGACTTGCGACCCAATATAATAAAATAACAGGTGAGATAACAAATATCCAAGATAGAATGGACAATTTAGAATTAAATGAGGAAATCACAGACGAACAACGCAATATGATTAATCAGAAATGTAGAACCAGAGTAAATGAGGTATTAGACTATAATCAAGATTTAATAGACAAATATTATCGAACATACATAAGCAATTTGTATAGTATATTAAAAAGAAACTATGGAATGGGAGCAAAAATAGCAACTACTAAAAAAAGAAACTATGATACGGTAATGAGAGGTATTCAAGCATGGTTTCCTAAACATGAAAAGTTAAGACAAAGAGCTGATAGAAGATTAAAGACTAAATAA
- a CDS encoding ParB N-terminal domain-containing protein: protein MQMIEILKLQPHPRNQEFFDDIPKERWDDFIKSIVRRGVVEAIVVTQDLLIVSGHQRVRACKEIGILEIPCRITHYPDEDPKLHISKEDMILEDLICTNIMQRGVGNVNPMKMARCIMELERIYGIRQGSNQYSGSEIISEAKKSQNDLAKQIGIDERQLRNYKKLNELIPELQSLVETGALKSTTAYKIWAKMPQDEQEIFFNDIGKEKIKQLTQKRTQQIIDEKLQLENENEELQKCFNELSSKYNLLKNIKNEAEDLKKQLEKKPKEILKEVTVEKEIVPDDYMDLKNKIKEKDKYYNDLKREYDSKVKQMFNLEDEICSMKEKSESENYTKKLQDSALIFCTRVHSFIETSSGLAWLAEHINELPQYEKNSYIKAVRLMEDWVLAVKSNMKQYV, encoded by the coding sequence ATGCAAATGATAGAAATATTAAAATTACAACCACATCCAAGAAATCAAGAGTTCTTCGATGATATTCCTAAAGAAAGATGGGACGATTTTATAAAATCCATAGTAAGAAGAGGAGTAGTTGAAGCAATAGTAGTAACTCAAGACTTATTAATAGTAAGTGGGCATCAAAGAGTTAGAGCCTGTAAGGAAATTGGTATATTAGAAATACCATGTAGAATAACTCATTATCCTGATGAAGACCCAAAATTACATATTTCAAAAGAAGATATGATATTAGAAGATTTGATATGTACAAACATCATGCAAAGAGGCGTAGGTAATGTTAATCCTATGAAGATGGCTAGATGTATAATGGAATTGGAACGAATATATGGGATAAGACAAGGTAGTAATCAATATAGTGGTTCGGAAATAATTTCCGAAGCTAAAAAGTCTCAAAATGATTTAGCTAAGCAAATTGGTATTGATGAAAGACAACTTAGGAATTATAAAAAACTCAATGAACTTATCCCTGAATTACAATCGCTAGTGGAAACTGGTGCTTTAAAATCTACTACGGCATATAAAATATGGGCTAAAATGCCACAAGATGAACAAGAAATATTTTTTAATGATATTGGTAAGGAAAAGATAAAACAGCTCACACAAAAGAGAACACAACAAATTATAGATGAGAAGTTACAATTAGAAAACGAAAATGAAGAGTTACAAAAATGCTTTAATGAATTAAGTAGTAAATATAATTTATTAAAAAATATAAAAAACGAAGCTGAAGATTTAAAAAAGCAACTAGAAAAAAAACCTAAAGAAATTCTAAAAGAAGTTACGGTTGAAAAGGAGATAGTACCCGATGATTATATGGACTTGAAAAATAAAATAAAAGAAAAAGATAAATATTACAATGATTTGAAAAGAGAATATGACTCAAAAGTAAAACAGATGTTCAATTTAGAAGATGAAATTTGTAGCATGAAAGAAAAATCAGAAAGTGAAAATTATACTAAAAAGCTACAAGATAGTGCATTGATATTTTGTACTAGAGTACATAGTTTTATAGAAACAAGTTCGGGTTTGGCATGGTTAGCAGAACATATAAATGAGTTACCACAATATGAAAAAAACTCATACATAAAGGCAGTTCGATTAATGGAAGATTGGGTTTTAGCAGTTAAATCAAATATGAAACAATATGTTTAA
- a CDS encoding DUF5659 domain-containing protein, translated as MYYVIKTKRLKNYLYSLGFTFKQSIDKTGRQKYIFLFKNTNELNIAINFYRNFKKIYMKII; from the coding sequence ATGTACTATGTGATTAAAACTAAAAGGTTAAAAAATTATCTGTATTCACTAGGATTCACTTTCAAGCAGTCTATAGATAAAACAGGTAGACAAAAATATATTTTCTTATTCAAAAACACAAATGAATTAAATATAGCTATCAATTTTTATCGCAATTTTAAAAAAATATATATGAAGATAATTTAA
- a CDS encoding DUF5659 domain-containing protein, with translation MKTIAINSQRMAGWLMFNRFNLVRIESDKRDNSRNVYLFKDTQELRQCMNRYNEFKSMIDE, from the coding sequence ATGAAAACTATAGCAATTAACTCACAACGTATGGCAGGTTGGTTAATGTTCAATAGATTCAATCTAGTAAGAATAGAATCTGATAAAAGAGATAATTCGAGAAATGTATATTTATTCAAAGATACTCAGGAATTAAGACAATGCATGAATAGATATAATGAGTTTAAAAGTATGATAGATGAGTAA
- a CDS encoding MerR family transcriptional regulator, with amino-acid sequence MKEENLKYVDVDYSNIDEELTYKTPEVAEILNENESTIRYWCDCFSDYIHIEREGRNRKFTKENIDDLAYTRELLKKERLTIKQAQKRWEDLKRNPSSSTKVASIREIPSQNEDILNEQALLKLEEIKKQFLKDISIQINNTISEQLSVALNSHNEALERTQSELKDYISATIEDKLEANMDNLKAHIDATTENTNKEIEKVYNKDIELVNNLKKHMEERRKQNEEQNKEQDKKGFFRKLFKR; translated from the coding sequence ATGAAGGAAGAAAATCTTAAATATGTAGATGTTGATTATTCTAATATTGATGAAGAACTTACTTATAAAACTCCTGAAGTTGCTGAAATCTTAAATGAGAACGAAAGTACAATTAGATATTGGTGTGATTGTTTTAGTGATTATATTCATATAGAACGTGAAGGGCGCAATAGAAAATTTACCAAAGAAAATATAGATGATTTAGCCTATACAAGAGAGCTACTTAAAAAAGAACGTCTTACAATAAAACAAGCGCAAAAAAGATGGGAAGATTTAAAAAGAAATCCCTCATCAAGTACTAAAGTTGCTTCTATAAGAGAAATACCATCTCAAAATGAAGATATTCTAAATGAACAAGCATTATTAAAACTAGAAGAAATAAAAAAACAATTTTTAAAAGATATATCTATTCAAATTAACAATACTATTTCAGAACAGCTATCTGTAGCTTTGAACTCTCATAATGAAGCCTTAGAGCGAACTCAATCTGAATTAAAGGATTATATATCAGCCACAATTGAAGACAAGCTGGAGGCAAATATGGACAATCTAAAGGCACATATAGACGCTACTACAGAAAATACTAATAAGGAAATCGAGAAAGTTTATAACAAAGATATAGAGTTAGTAAATAATCTGAAGAAACACATGGAAGAACGTAGAAAACAAAACGAAGAACAAAACAAAGAGCAGGATAAAAAGGGATTCTTCAGAAAATTGTTCAAGAGATAA
- a CDS encoding cell division protein FtsZ, translated as MKNRIVFAPIGQGGGNIVDTLLGVCGDYNALFINTSKKDLDSLKNAKHTYHIPFAEGCGKERKKAIGYAQTYYKQIIAQIMEKFSSCDIVIFVATMAGGTGSGITPPILGLAKQMYPNKHFGFVGVLPKDTEDIDEHTNAISCWNDIMKSTNDGKDISIYLLDNNKREKESDINKEFAMLFNDFMNMSESHAEGVVDEDEIGKLLTMKKSNVILEFDDKEDIKVALAKSLKESIFAEYTTNTCEFMGISTTRVVDVEAIKNIVGLPRRTFKGYNSKKNIVVATGIEPQKTSIETLNLIIEDKMKQREGQTSNEDMVVKPVTTEQEASQPIASQNKEISIDNVEKEIDINDFFSKYM; from the coding sequence TGAAAAATAGAATAGTTTTTGCACCAATAGGACAAGGTGGAGGAAACATAGTAGATACTTTATTAGGTGTATGTGGAGATTATAATGCACTATTTATAAATACTAGTAAGAAAGATTTAGATTCATTGAAAAATGCAAAACATACTTATCATATACCTTTTGCAGAAGGTTGTGGGAAAGAAAGAAAAAAAGCCATTGGATATGCTCAAACTTATTATAAACAGATAATAGCTCAAATAATGGAGAAATTTTCTTCATGTGATATAGTTATATTTGTAGCAACAATGGCAGGAGGAACTGGATCAGGTATAACACCTCCAATTTTAGGACTAGCAAAGCAAATGTATCCAAACAAACATTTCGGATTTGTAGGAGTTTTACCTAAAGATACGGAAGATATAGATGAACATACAAACGCTATATCTTGTTGGAACGATATCATGAAAAGTACTAATGATGGTAAAGATATATCAATATATTTACTAGATAATAACAAAAGAGAAAAAGAATCTGATATAAATAAGGAATTTGCTATGTTATTCAATGACTTTATGAATATGAGTGAGTCTCATGCTGAAGGTGTTGTTGACGAAGATGAAATAGGCAAATTATTAACAATGAAAAAGAGTAATGTAATATTAGAATTTGATGATAAAGAAGATATAAAAGTGGCGTTAGCTAAGAGTTTAAAAGAAAGTATATTTGCAGAATATACAACAAATACTTGTGAATTCATGGGAATATCTACTACAAGAGTCGTTGATGTTGAAGCAATTAAGAACATAGTTGGATTACCAAGAAGAACATTTAAAGGATACAATAGTAAGAAAAATATAGTTGTGGCAACTGGTATAGAACCTCAAAAAACATCAATAGAAACGCTAAATTTAATTATAGAAGATAAAATGAAACAAAGAGAGGGTCAAACTTCAAATGAGGATATGGTTGTGAAGCCAGTAACTACAGAGCAAGAAGCTAGTCAGCCAATAGCCTCTCAAAATAAAGAAATAAGTATAGATAATGTTGAAAAAGAAATAGACATAAATGATTTCTTTAGTAAATATATGTAA